The genomic stretch AGTATCCGAGCTTTACATTTGGGGGCAAGACGGGCAGTAGTGTTGTTACGCTGTGCTTCAAGAGGGCATGATTTGGCCCTATTTCCCCAGGGGGATATCCGCCATCACGATTGCATTACTTGTCGTGTCCGCGCGAGACCAAACACTTTCTCTGCCTACCCTCAAGTTCCCCCCGTACGGTTTAGACGTTCAAACCACGCTGCGCGCCTTCTCTCACGACCACCGCCCATACCCGCCTCCGTCTCGTATACGTCCAGCTTAAAGTCTTGCCCCGGCACGACTTCTTGCACGATGGGCGCGACGTAAGGCCTTATGGTTCCAGTGGCACTCATCCGCCAGGATGCGTGTAGCTGCGCGAGTGTGATTACAGGAAGTGAGACCATGTGAAAGCTCACTGCGATAATCTGAGGATTAGGAGATAATATATACCATTTGCGACGAGTGCATCGAGGGCAGAGGGAGAGGATCGTCGGTAACGGTAGCCTAGCAGCATCTCTATTGGTGCACGCGCGCGACTCAACCCAGCATACTTCCTTCGCCCCGGCCAATATACTTATAATGCCATGCAGTGCTCGTCCTGCGAGCCATACATGCTATCAGCCATTTTACCATAGTGCACCTATCCGACTATCCCGTCTATTTCCAGTTCCAGTCTCTCTCTGTCCTCAGCAATACACCAtctgtcttcttcttctgctgCTTCTTCGGTCACTACTTCTCAATCTTCACGCCCGAAAGATCTGACCCCAAGCACCTTCCACACGCCAAGGCATGTCCACCTTTGACTTGCGCCCTAAGCAGTTCAGCTATCAACCACTCAGCATTCCTCGGACGATGCCTCAACTGCTTTCTTCGGTCCGCACCTTCTTAATCCGCCGTGCTCAAATTTCACCTTCACACTACCAAGATCATTGCCTGACTACCCACTGTATTCGCATCATACGTCATATGTGAAGACGTTGTCGAAGGGCTAGCTGGGGCTGTTACGAGAGCTGACGACGTGTAGAGGGTGCGGCGGAGGTTGTTGAGCGAAGGAGATATCTTCGATGCTACAGTGGCTCATAGGATTCGTTACGTATTCGCGCATAGCTATCTAAGAACTTTTGCGCTCGCGAGAGAGGCTGAAGATGCGCGTCGGCGGCTGGCTAGATTGCGGGGAAGTATGCTAGGCTCATCGTAGGAAAGCTGCATGCCTCGTGCTGCAGGGGCCCGTCTCAGCCATGTGGTGAGATCATCATTCGCCGAGGCTGCTCGACGCCGCATCGCATGAAGCTTGGTGACTTTGCTCAATAAATCTCAACTCACTTCGACAACTTCAACTTGCAACCTCTGCATTTGGTTCCTCTTTTTTGTAATCGACAATCTAATCCTGCGACAAATTTCACAATGTCGCTGTATTCCTTCAAGAATCCAGCAACGTACCATCTACTGAGGTATCATCTAATCACCCCTCACAATGCGCATAGCTAACATCACGTAGTTATGGCACCCTTCTTGGCTCAACACTCTTCCAGTCCTTCATCAGCGGCGTCGTAGCCTTCCGCGTCCTTCCGCGTCCACAATTCTCCACCCTCCAAAAGCATAcattccctgtatacttTACACTTCAGACCGTTACACCTGTCGTAATGCTTCTTACCTACCCGCGCGGCGCATCAGCTATCTTGCCATatctctcttcttcttcggtTGCTCCCACGGCCACTGATAGCTTAAGTTCATGGCTCCACGCAACAATGTTTGTGACAGCGTTAGTAAACTTGGTATACGTTGGCCCCAAGACTACTGAAGTAATGGGCCTGAGGAAACATCAGGAGACTAGGGATGGGAAGAAAAGCTATGATGCTGGACCGCATAGTAAAGAAATGCAAGTGCTGAACAAGCAATTTGGAATCTTGCATGGGGTCAGCACTTTGATTAACTTGGCTGGGTTGGGCGCCATGATCTGGTACGGAGCGATCCTGGGCGAGGGCTTGACTTTGTAAGAGGTTATGAGCTGGTCCGTAAACACCGATAGAGTCTTGGTTGTCTGCTTTGTGCAGGGTGGGGAGCAGGCTACACCAATGTACAGAGCAGGCGAAGACAAGGGCTTCACATCATCTACATGGCTAGGGTGCTACAAGTGCACTGTTGGACCATTGAATATTGAGCACATGTTACGCACACTTCATTCAACTACAAACGCCTGAACCTCGGAATCCACGTACAAATGACATTCTTCTTCCTCCACTGCCCCATACCTTGGTTACGTCGGCCGCGTTCTATACTGCATCATGGCATCCAGTTTTCGATCGCTCAGTCTATGCAACCCCTGTAGCACTGAGTATAACACGGGCTTCTCGTCTCAGCAAGATACTGCAACAGAGGACAAGGCAGTGCAGTACAGACAGCTCATCTCTCGCGCCACCACACAGCGCCTCCACTCAACCTCACTGGAGGACCTTACTAGGCTCAAGAGATATATCATAATGGGTAGCGCGGTCGAAGCGTGGGAATTGCAGGAACGTGTCATCGCTCGGGGAAAGGCTCAAGCTGCAATTCGAAAACTCGGTATTCCATGGGGTTCGTCACAAATCCAGATCTTCCATTGCTGTAGCTAACAGCGGGTTAGAACATTTCGTTCAAGATGTCAAGAACGCAGGCGCCGAAATCCACGTCCTTACACCTACGCGATACGAAGCACCATCGAGTATCCCATATACCAACCAAGATGCGAATGAGGCGAATGAGAGGCTGGCATACACATATGTAGATGGTCATGTTGCAGATACGGATGTTACCTGGAAGAAGACACATGCGGCAGTGTTTGAGGCATTGAGCATGCTTGGTAGGGCCAGGTTGAAGGACTAAGGCGAACTGTAGTAAGAGTTAGGTAAACGGGCTTGCAGTGGAGGCTGCGACGCCACGAATCGATATGCAACTATTCTGCTTGACATCCTGCTCAACTTTTAGTTCCAGGCACGAAGATGTAACGTTGTTGTATGTTTCGCGTGACGTAGGCGAGCTTGTCTGATTGATATGAAGTCGACACCATTGTGTCAGTGGAGCCAGTGTTTACTTTGTACTTGCTCATCCTTCTTGAATATGAGTGACGAACAGCTTGCAACTTATTCTACGTAGACAAAGTGTGTGCTTTGATGTTTCTTGCGTTGGTATGCAGTTTTGAAGCAAGTTCTACTACTATACATGCTCTTGACAACGAAAGAAAGAAATAATGTGATACTTCTAGGAAGTTACTGGTCTTCTGTACGATCCAATGACGGAGCATGGTCAGGTAGCATGGCCCAGAAGCTAAAACAATGTCAAAAAATGCGAGTAATATCTCATATGCCTATAGCGAACTGAAGTCAGTGATCCCTTCTTTGGCCTAGCTTCCTTTTATGCCCCACGTGGGCCCTGGGGTAAGGGAGGTGAACAATGCATAGACATCAATATCACCGAGTGTCGAATTCAAGTGGTGAGGTGTTGGCAATGGTGACAGCATTAAAGGCGTCATATTTTCTCACAATCATCAACACTCTTCTAATCGTCCCAAGAAACGCAACGGCTGTCATCTGCTTGGTTGACCACAAGCAAGATATCCATCAAGACCACATACCATTTGCGCCACACTAATGAAAGTAGTAACTTTTCGGCTAAGTTTGACTCCATCTTCCGATAACAGTCCAGGCATCTCAAAGTCATTTCCAGAATGTCTTCGTCCCAACCAGTGAAAATGATCAACTCGGTGATCGATCTTGATTGGACGGAGACATTTCAAAGCCCGGTGAGAATGTTGATTTCACTACGGGGACTTCGCAGGGATCATACGCCGATGACCCTTACTGAGACTATCCCGGAAATTTCCAAAGACGCTCTGCAAGAGAGATGTCGACTACCCCCTTGCTACCAGATAAGGGCTCTTTTCGACGCGTGCATAGCAGCTCAAGGAGAGAGGCAATCACCGCCCACTGACGAGGAGGGTGAGGCCTTTGCTAAAGCTCTGTACAAAGCGTGTCCACGTACTCAGGCCATATCCTACTAACGATGAGATGAAGGCCATTTATTTGGAGCGTTTGAGTGCTCGGAGAAAGGAACATTGAGCCGTCAATTGGTGGGTAGCTGGAAGTGTGTTAGTCTTTTTTTGAACGCAGGCGACACTGCGCTAGCCTTTGCGATGATTTGTATTTATTGTGAGCGATTTGAGTGGTGCACTGGAGGGGTAATAGACTCTGCGAGCCGATCAGCAGGGATCGTTTTCGTCTTAATAAGCCGAGAGCTTTGACCCAGTGACGTTTTCTATACCCTCGGCACCGCCCACACCCCAAGCTACCCCAGTGTCAATTGAACCCTTCACACTGCAACTCACGGCCAATCCAACAATGGCCTCCTCTCGGCTCGTTGCTCGCTCGTCGCGGGCTCTTCTCACTCTCCAGCGCAGCCAATGCCGTACTTTCAGCATCTCCGCTCTCCGCAACAACGAGTTTGAAGCTCTCAACAAGCGTACAAACGACACGTCGGAAACATATCGCAAATACCAGATTGAGAGGCCCCTAAACCCTCACATGACCAACACAACTTCGACCATTGCCAATGCGATGCCTTCGGTTGGCGAGGACGCCCCTCCGCCAGAGTTGATCACCAACGCAGACGGCAAATTCGCACCCAAGGACTCGGTACCGGAGAACACGGAGCGCATGACAGGCGGTACACAGAGCAGCAAAAACCAGGATGTCAGTGGTACCAATGGCGAGCTAGGCGTTGGCGAGATGGAAGGCGCACAGTTCAAGGTCGAGCCGATCCGGAGGACGGGAGAGGATACAAACACGATGCGAGCGAGGTTATTATGTCCGTTTCTACACTGCCCTGGTCTTTGTTAGGCAGTCAATATGCCTCGCGACAATTTTGTAGCAAAGAGCTGTCACTAACTTAAAAGCAGACCAGAGTCGCAAGAGGGGAACACTAGAAAGTGATCTTCTTCTCAGTACCTTCGCCGACGCCCACCTGAGCACCATGTCACCCTCCTTGATGCAACAATATGATACCTTCCTCGACGAAAACGACTGGGACATTTACTACTGGGCGACCCAGGAGCCCACACCTACGTCGCACGAAACCGCAGAGGGCGCTGGCTCGACAATGTCTACCAAAAACGCCCAGGGCATGGATGCGGCGACAcagaccaagcttcccgaGAAGGACGAGCGCAAGCGACAACCTGGCGAGGGCGAGTGGGCGCAGACCGTGGGCACCTTCAAGCCCGCGTACAGACCAGTCCCGTCAAGATGGAAGGGCAGCGAGATTCTCAGTCTACTGAGGAGGCATGTCAATGAGCGCAAGGCAGGAGGTGTTGTTGAAGGAACAGGAAAGTCACAGGAAGGCAAGGGTCTCGGCATGATGCCCGAGATCAAGAACTTTGACCAGTAAAAGGCGGGCTCCTGGTTTCCTGCTATATACATTGACTGATAGATATATACATAAACACGTCTCCGCCAGCTTTCGTCTTCTGCATTCTTGTTAGGCTCTAAATGGATGCATAGACCGCAAAACTACTCATAACCTTGCCATCGTCAGCCACCATGAGGTTCCACCCACAGCTGCTACCCAGCCCGGGGTTGTCAATCCACGCCGGCTCCCAGTAAAAGAGGCCTGTGCCCTTTCCATTCGGCACAGCAGCTACGCGCTTCGCAACTTCCTTCATCCACTGCGTCTGCCCATCCACACTAATCGGAATACTCTTTGTATCCGCGGGAAACGGCGTCGAGGGATTGGGGCAGTAGCTCGGCCAATTCGTCTCCACGACCATAATCTCCTTGCCATATTTGTTCGCCATGTTACCCATTGACGACGACAACGCAGCCAGCGTAGCCCCACTGTTATAAAACGGATAGTACGACACGCCCTGGACATCGAAATCCGACAACGACAATCCACCGCCCGACCCCAGCACCGTATCGTACCACCACTGCTGTGTAGACCAGTTCCACCCGTTGTCAAGGTGGATCATGATCTTCGGCTTTGGGCTCATCGTCGACGCTTTGACCGCTTTGCTGGCGGATTTGAGCAGCGCCGCTACGTTCTTGGGCCCATCGGTGCCGGATAATTTGCCAATGGGGAAGATGAGGCCCGACGTGATTTCATTGCCGATGCTGACCACCTTGAGCTGAATTCCCTTGGACTGGAACGTGTCGAGCACGTTTTTGGTGTAGTCGTAGACTTGCTGTATGAGCGCGTCGCGGTTTAGACTCTTCCACGCGGCGGGTACGACTTGTTTTCCTGGATCGGCCCAGTTGTCCGAGTAGTGGAAATCGAGGTAGATGCCCAAGCCCGCTGCTTTTGCCCGCTGCGCGAGCTTGACATTATAATCTAGGTTGTAGTTTCCGCCGGATGGGTTGACCCAGATGCGCTGGCGGACCGTGTTTGCACCAGAGTTTTTTAGAATGGTTTCCAGAGGTTGCGCTTGGCCGGCTGCGTTCTTGTACGTTTTACCCGCGGCTTCTTCGATGGGGACAGAGGACCAGTCCGCGCCTTTGTAGGGGAGCGCTGCGAGAGCAGTCGCGGCGCAGAGGAGCCCAGAGAGGAGGGTTGGGAGACGCATACTGGGTGGGAGGGATGCGCGTGTAACCCTGGTAGAGAGGCATGGCACCGTGATTGCTCTTATAGCAAAAGTATCATGAATCGCCATATCTTCCTTCGCATTTCGGAATGAGGACCTATTGCGGAATAGAGTCTCGTTGTGGCAGCCCTTCCTCTCCGGGAACTAATCAAAGGTATCGTGACTATTGACTAAACGGATTTCCTCCAATTAGACTACGCGAATCACTATGCGTAGTAAACAAGCCATCGTTTCAGGCTAGATGAACTGCCGGCACGTTGTGGGGTAATTCTTCCGGGGGTAATGTATTCTGCATCTTCACCCAGTCTAACACGGAAGCAGGCAATCGCGGCTGCATGCGCCGACTACCTGCCCGTATCGGATGGCGAGAAGGCAACAGTACAGAGAATGTGCCGGAATGCCTTGGAACAATCATGCGAAAGAATGATATACGAAATAACAAGGGGCAAAAGACCGGCGGTAATGAGATGCAAGACAATATGGGACTACTGTACCGGTTCAAGGCAGTCATCATTGATGTTTGGGTGGTTTCATTGAGTACATAGCAGTGAAGCAGTAGAGACTCCTTAATGCCTCCCTATCAAAAACAGCCCAGCCCGTTCCGAATGTGCAAAGGAATTGTAAGGGTTCATAATGGCATCACTCTCTCGCTAAATGCCTTTTTCATAACCGCATTGCGCCCGCAGACAAGTATCAACCTACTGCTCCTCAGAGTAGCCCTCACCACCAGCTGGCTGGGCCTCGCCCTCGCCCTGCTCGGCCTGCCTGGCCTGTTCTGCAGCCTGCTGAGCAGCGATGGCCTTGGCGCCGTAATCTTGCGACATGGGCTGGACGACGGGCTGCTCCTCCTTGGGCTCGATTATAGTGACGGAGTCGGGAAGAGACTTGGATGGGCCGGCCTTGCCCTCAGGGTCGGAGCCGCGCATAATCTTGACCTTGATACCGAGCACACCCTGGCGGAGCAGGACGTGGCGGGTAGCGTGGTCGATGAAGTCCTTGGCGGGCTGACCAGAGTGGATCATGAATCCGTCCTAGATTTTGTTAGTATGCCAATTCGAATGTCACCAAAGCATGTGAACATACGGTGAACTTCATGCTCTTAGCACGGGCGGCCCTGAGCTTTCCGGAGACGACGACCTCGCAACCCTTGGCGCCAGACTCCATGATGAACCTTAGCACACCGTAGCAAGCCCTTCGGACGGCCAAACCATTGAGAAGCTTGTATCGGAGGGACTCGCACTGGGCGACGGCGGAGAGACCACGGTTTTGGACCTTGGCGGCGTAGAGGGAGACGGAGTTTTCGGGGAACTTGAATCGCTTCTGGATGAGCGAGGTGAGCTCACGGATGCGGCGACCCTGCTCTCCGAGGACTTCCTGGGTGTGTGTGGCGCGGATGATGATGTCGGTGACGGTGGGGGTAACGCGGACCTCGACGCCGGAGTAACCCTCCTCGGCCAGCTCGCGCTGGAAGAACTCGTTCAGCTCGGCATAGAAGACACCGTCTGGGAGAAAAGTTAGCGATTGATCAATGTGCGCAATATTCCCAGTCCAGGCTTTCAGCATAGCCCAGGTCTTCGCATTGTATGCCACTCTGCTCTGACCCAGCATTCGCTTCTTCTGCTACCTCCTCTGTCTATCTGTAAAAGGGATATATCGTACCAGCAACGAACTTTCTCCTCTTGGAACTGCAGGCCGTCAGTACTCCGCTCCCATTGCGCCCTTTGCCGCTGTGTCTTTCGCTGTGCGGCGACTAGCTTGCGGAGTAACTCACATTGCGGTTTGAGTGGTGGCCATTTTGTCGAACTGTCGATGGGCGTAGCTGAACTCCGGGCGTGGGTGTTCAGAAAAGTCGAGCCGTTGTTTTCGAAGTCGTGATGTTCGGCGGCCGCAATTCGATATCGCTTAGCGAGTGCGCGCTAAAGCTCGGACCAGCAGACATCAGTCCCCGATAAGATAGGCAGCATCATCAGGGTCACATCACGTACCACAAATCCCAGTGTAAACACAACAGCAGAATGAGATTGGTAAAGCACGTTGGGAAAACAACACATTTGATATATAACCTACCATCTCTACATGCACCAGGAACGCCAGCTCAGGATTTCAATACCACAACGTGGACCGGACTTCTCTAATCCCAGTCGCCTTTCCGCTTCTAATGATGCTCGATAGGGTCCTCGGGAAGCAGAGGCTCGCTCTTCCTCTCAACGCACGCCTTTAGCGGCGGGCGGATCAAGTCATTGAATAGGAAGGTGCCATACACCAGTAGAGCGAAACCAGCGACCTGGAGCCATTTGAACGTCTCCCAGCCAAGACCAAGCGACACGATCCAGATGAAGAGCGTACGGCAGGTATCAATCGTCGAGCGCGAGGTAGCCGAGACAGTGCGTGTAACCGAGAGACCGAAGAAGTTGAAGCCACTATCGCATATTAGTACATGTGTGAATTTAACGAAAAGAAGGAAGACATACCCGATGCTGATCATGATCAAGAACGACGACACCGCGATGGCGCGGTAGTGCGTCATCTGGTACAGTCCCTCCCTGGCGTTGAAGTAGCCAGTTCCAATGGCAAAGTGCAAGACGATCATGCCGACGAACGTGACCAAGAAGCCGAATACGCCTTCCCAGCCAACGACCTTGATGGGCTCCATCGAGTACTTCTCCATGATTCTTTCCTCAACTACAAACTGGGTTGCCGTGAAGATTTGAGCGCCAGCAATCAGCAGTACACCGATAACTGTCATGGCAGCTTGCGAAGCCACGGCCTGCATGTCTACTGAGCCGGTAGCATCGACCGACTGATGACCAGGTGATGCTTTGTCGTCCCTGGTTAT from Pyrenophora tritici-repentis strain M4 chromosome 1, whole genome shotgun sequence encodes the following:
- a CDS encoding PutP, Na+-proline symporter, with the protein product MAVRAAVPFLVAMMLLTGVCNTLLTKYQDMQCVKNCDAPSPKYREHFEQPVLQTLQMFVGEMGCWLVIGAFNLYQRYASAKAGYEAIPDNDGAATPASDDSETAPVANPLKPVHADDEGRIPLEGRSILLLALPACCDIAGTTLMNIGLLFVAASIYQMTRGALVLFVGLFSVWFLKRHLGLYKWFSLFVVVTGVAVVGLAGAITRDDKASPGHQSVDATGSVDMQAVASQAAMTVIGVLLIAGAQIFTATQFVVEERIMEKYSMEPIKVVGWEGVFGFLVTFVGMIVLHFAIGTGYFNAREGLYQMTHYRAIAVSSFLIMISIGGFNFFGLSVTRTVSATSRSTIDTCRTLFIWIVSLGLGWETFKWLQVAGFALLVYGTFLFNDLIRPPLKACVERKSEPLLPEDPIEHH
- a CDS encoding Sdh5 domain containing protein, yielding MASSRLVARSSRALLTLQRSQCRTFSISALRNNEFEALNKRTNDTSETYRKYQIERPLNPHMTNTTSTIANAMPSVGEDAPPPELITNADGKFAPKDSVPENTERMTGGTQSSKNQDVSGTNGELGVGEMEGAQFKVEPIRRTGEDTNTMRARLLYQSRKRGTLESDLLLSTFADAHLSTMSPSLMQQYDTFLDENDWDIYYWATQEPTPTSHETAEGAGSTMSTKNAQGMDAATQTKLPEKDERKRQPGEGEWAQTVGTFKPAYRPVPSRWKGSEILSLLRRHVNERKAGGVVEGTGKSQEGKGLGMMPEIKNFDQ
- a CDS encoding glycoside hydrolase family 53 protein, producing the protein MRLPTLLSGLLCAATALAALPYKGADWSSVPIEEAAGKTYKNAAGQAQPLETILKNSGANTVRQRIWVNPSGGNYNLDYNVKLAQRAKAAGLGIYLDFHYSDNWADPGKQVVPAAWKSLNRDALIQQVYDYTKNVLDTFQSKGIQLKVVSIGNEITSGLIFPIGKLSGTDGPKNVAALLKSASKAVKASTMSPKPKIMIHLDNGWNWSTQQWWYDTVLGSGGGLSLSDFDVQGVSYYPFYNSGATLAALSSSMGNMANKYGKEIMVVETNWPSYCPNPSTPFPADTKSIPISVDGQTQWMKEVAKRVAAVPNGKGTGLFYWEPAWIDNPGLGSSCGWNLMVADDGKVMSSFAVYASI
- a CDS encoding DUF4149 domain containing protein is translated as MSLYSFKNPATYHLLSYGTLLGSTLFQSFISGVVAFRVLPRPQFSTLQKHTFPVYFTLQTVTPVVMLLTYPRGASAILPYLSSSSVAPTATDSLSSWLHATMFVTALVNLVYVGPKTTEVMGLRKHQETRDGKKSYDAGPHSKEMQVLNKQFGILHGVSTLINLAGLGAMIWYGAILGEGLTL
- a CDS encoding 40S ribosomal protein uS3, translated to MATTQTAISKRRKFVADGVFYAELNEFFQRELAEEGYSGVEVRVTPTVTDIIIRATHTQEVLGEQGRRIRELTSLIQKRFKFPENSVSLYAAKVQNRGLSAVAQCESLRYKLLNGLAVRRACYGVLRFIMESGAKGCEVVVSGKLRAARAKSMKFTDGFMIHSGQPAKDFIDHATRHVLLRQGVLGIKVKIMRGSDPEGKAGPSKSLPDSVTIIEPKEEQPVVQPMSQDYGAKAIAAQQAAEQARQAEQGEGEAQPAGGEGYSEEQ